TTTTGTATGACTCAACCAATACCACAAGCCGTTTATACAAAAATATTTATACTTTATGAGGTTGGTTCACTGCTATTTGTAAGTGGTTCACTAATATCTTTACTGCTAACTATATTTGGTATATTCATAATAATTTTAGGTCATATATTATCTATTATAAAATTTAGAAACATCTATTTAGTTGGTAACTCACCAGATAAAACTGATTCATTTTGGCTGCTAGTAGCCAATACCGCAGGAGTTATTTCTCATATACTATTTTTTCTAGGGATGATCCTTTATAACATTAATTCTGTAATTCAAAATTTAACTATTGGAATTGGGGTTTATCTGTACTTAATATTTTTAACATTTGTTGTTGCCCAAAGGATGATTCCATTTTTTAGTCATGTCACTGTAAATAAAACTAAAAACTTTATTCTTATAGTATTTTTGCTTCTTATAGTTAAAACTTTTACATTTTCATTTGAACTCAAACTTCTTGATATTATAATTACACTAATACTTGCAATATTTTTAACAAGAGAATTTTTACGATGGAAGCTTCCAATCTTTACTTCACCTGCAATCTTATGGGTTTTACATTTAGGACTTTTTTGGCTTCCAGCAGGTCTGTTTATAGATGCCATAAGCACCTTAGCAGAATTTTGGTTAGAAACATCATTTATGTTTGCAGGAATGCATTTAATTACTATAGGTTTTATAACTACTATTCTCATAGGATTTGGAACACGTGTAACATTAGGTCATTCAGGGCAAGTTCCACATGCAGATAAAATATCTATAACTCTATTTTGGCTAACAGAAGTAGTTGTTTTAGTACGTTTTTTTTACTCTTTAGGAATGGGTTTAGGATTAAATCTATTCTGGCTTTTTGATATAGCAGCAGTATTGTGGATAATTCTATTTACTTCTTGGGGAATAAAATTTGGACCAACACTATATAAAGGAAAATAGATTTTTCTGCACTCAAATTCAATATTATCTAGAAACTTTTTTGTAAATTATTATTCACCCTAAAATAAATAATTGTAATGTTAAAAATGACATGCACAATTAAAACACAAAAAAATTATATATTATAAATCAGATTATCTAAAAGAGGAAAGGTTTATTAGGGAATTATAATGAATAAAGAGAACTTTTATAAAGTATCATATGAATCACAAATAGAAAAAACATCATTAACAATATGG
This genomic stretch from Hydrogenimonas thermophila harbors:
- a CDS encoding NnrS family protein → MHSFLSIKSNFNYFISQPHQPFFLMGIFWAVVNMLIFFLGYKGIISLQYNITSFHVYSIIFIVFSHFFLGFLLTTFPRFCMTQPIPQAVYTKIFILYEVGSLLFVSGSLISLLLTIFGIFIIILGHILSIIKFRNIYLVGNSPDKTDSFWLLVANTAGVISHILFFLGMILYNINSVIQNLTIGIGVYLYLIFLTFVVAQRMIPFFSHVTVNKTKNFILIVFLLLIVKTFTFSFELKLLDIIITLILAIFLTREFLRWKLPIFTSPAILWVLHLGLFWLPAGLFIDAISTLAEFWLETSFMFAGMHLITIGFITTILIGFGTRVTLGHSGQVPHADKISITLFWLTEVVVLVRFFYSLGMGLGLNLFWLFDIAAVLWIILFTSWGIKFGPTLYKGK